The DNA segment GGACAGGGGTGGGGGCGGTGTGGAGGAGGGGGGATGCGGGCGGGTGGGTTGGAAGGGGCGTCGCCGGACGGTGAACCGTTGGAGGTCCACCTCCAATCCCCGGGCGGCCAGGCTCTGCCGGACATCGCGCATGACGGAGAGGCCGGCCTGGGCGAGGATGTCCAGTTTCACCAGACCCACGGTTTCGACGGCGTCCATGTCGAAATGGGTGGTGGGCCAGCCCTTGGCGGAGCGGAAGGTGGGGGTGAGTTCGTCCATGGGTTGGCGGGAGAGGACGACGCCGCAGGGGTGCATTTTGGGGTGGCGCGGCAATCCTTCCAGGCGTGCGCCCCACCGGACGGCGGTGCGCCAGGGTTCTTCGGTCAATGGGAGGTCCCGGCATTCGGGCAGGGTGCGGAGTTGTTCTTCGAGGGGCGGGGTGGAGTTGGATGAGGTTGGGCCGGGGGTGTCTTCCGTTGTCGGGTGAAAACCGGAGAGTGTCCATGGCAACCGTTCGGTGATCCGGCGCACGGTTTCCTCGGCCACTCCCAGGACCTTGGCCACTTCCGCCACGGCTGCGCGGGCCCGGAACGTGGAGAATCCGCCCACCACTGCGGCGTGGCGCGGGCCGTAGCGTGTCAGCAACCATGTCACAACCTCGTCTTTTCGGTCATGGGGAAAGTCCACGTCGATGTCGGGCAGTTTGTGCATCTGCATGCGTTCCAGGTTGAGGAACCGGCGGAAGTACAGGCCGAACCGGATGGGACAGACATTACTGATGCCGAGGCAGTAACAGACGAGGGAATCGGCTGCGCTGCCGCGGGTGATCCATTCAATGCCCCGGGCGCGGCATTGCTGCAAAAGGTCCCATACCACCAGGAAATACTCCTCGTATCCCACGGCGGCGATCACCTGGAGTTCCTCCTCCACCCGGGCCTGCAATTCCGGCCAGGTCACGCGTTTGCCCTCCGGGGTGCGGGCTCCGCGCCGGCCGTACCGTTCATGGAGCCCTGTTTGGACCAGCTGTCGGAGGAAGGCGCCGGGGGTGCTGCCGTCGGGCGGGATGTAGGAGGGGAACTGGGGCCGACCTCGGGGCAGGACGAACCGGCACCGCTCGGCGATTTCCCGGCCCAACGCGCGCCAGTGGGGGAGGCTGCGTCCCAGGGCATCCATTTCGGTCGGGGTACGAAAGTGCAACCGGCGTGCGGCGTGTTTTTCCGGATGGGTTTGTCGCAACAGGGTACGGGTGCGGATGGACTGGAGGATGAGGTGGAGTTCCTGTTCTTCGGGGGTTCCGTAGTGGACGGGCGGGCAAAGGACCCGGGGTTCAGAATCCCCGGGGGCCGGATGGGCGGAGCCGGCGGCTGCGAGGTAAAATCGGCCGGGAAACAGATCGGCACAACGACGATCCGGTGCGACAGCGATCAACCCCTCGGTACGACCTTCCAGTTCCCTGCGGGATCGGTTGCGGCGCTGGCGGGAGGCCACGCTGGTGCCGGCGAGGATTTCCTGCTGCAGTTCTTCGGTTGTGTCATCGGGGGTTGGAGGGCGGTCCGGCCCGGGTGGGGCGGTGGGGTCGGGGAGGTCTTCGGAGAGGATTCGGCACAGGTTGGCGTAGCCCCGGGCGGATTCGACGTAGAGGATCAGCGGGGCACCTTCCACCGTGAGTTCCACACCCAGGACGGGCTGGATGCCGGCTTCCCGGGCCGCCTCGGTGAATGCCACGGCTCCGTGGAGGTTGCCGATGTCCACCATGGCCACGGCCGGGCAATCGTATTGTTGGGCCAGGGCCACGATGTCTTTCGGGGCGAGGGTGGCGTCCAGGAAGGAATAGCAACTTCGGACCCGGAGGGGGATGTAGGGCGGTGCGGATCGGTTCAAGAGGAGGAAAGGTTGTGGGATGGCGGGTGCGGGGGTGGGATGGCCCCGGGTGGGGAGGGCCGGGTCCGGGCGGGCCGCAGGTTCGTGAGGGTGGGGTTGGATGCGGAGGTGCAGGTCATGTCCCCGCATCAGGACCTGGCGTCCCAGTTGCTGACGGAGGGCGTCCATGGCGCGGGCCAGGCGTGCTTGAGCGGTTTGGCGTTCTGCGTCCGGGGTGAGGGGCAGTGGGAGGCTCCAGATCCCGTCGTGGATGCGTGTTAGTTTCAGGCTGATCCTGCGGAGGGCCACACGGCGTCGCCATGCCCGTTGCAGGAGGCTGTCCAACCGGCCGTAGACGTCGGTTTCCAGGGCGGTGGGTTCCTCGAGGCTTTCGGAGGCGAGGTCTTCTTCCATGTCGTGGTAGGTGACCTTGACGGTGAGGGTGCGGACGCTGCGGTTTTCGGATCGGACTCGAGCGAACAGGGTATCGGCCATTTGTCGGAGGATGGCCCGGACGTGGGGTTCGTCGGTGCAATCGCGTTCGAAGGTGTGTTGTTGTTGGTAACTTTGCTGGGGAAGGCTGTGGGGGATGATGGGGCGGTCGTCGCACCCGCGTGCGAACCGGTGGAGTTCAAGGGCGGCGGCACCGACCAGGCAGGTGAGCTGGTCGGGCGGGGTGAGGGCCACATCCCGGATGAGTCGCAATCCGGCGGCCCGGAGGCGGGCGGCGGTGCCGGGGCCCACGCCCGGCAGCCAATGGACGGGCAGGGGATGGAGGAAGAGTGTTTCCCGGCCCGGCGGTACGGTGTGGAACGCGGCCGGTTTATGGAGTTTGGCCGCGATTTGACTGACCAGTTTGCTGGAGCCGATGCCTTCGCTGACGGTGAGTTTGAGGGTGTCGCGGATGATCCGGCGGAGTCGATCGGCGATCTCCACTGCCGGGCAGCGTCGTTGTGCGGTGAGGTCCAGGTATCCCTCGTCGATGGAGGTTTGTTCCACTTCCGGCGTGAAATCGTAGGCGTAGGAGAACATCCACCGGGAGAATCGCTCGTATTTTTCGAAGTCGGGGGGCAGGACGATCAGGGAAGGACACAATCGGCGGGCGAGCGTGGTGGGCATGGGGGTGTGGATGCCGTAGCGTCGTGCTTCGTAGGAGGCGCTGGCGATGATCCCTCTTCGTTGGCCGCCCACGGCGACGGGCCGGCCCCGCAACCGCGCATCGGCCGCTTGTTCGACCGAGGCGAAGAACGCGTCGGCATCCAGATGGACAATCCACCGTTCCATGCCTTCGGTCCCGTGGTGGAGGGTGGTGGGGTGGGGTTACGGGTCGGTGCCGTGCCGGGGGCGCGGTTCCCGGTTGCGGCCGGGGGGAGAGCCCCGGGTTTGGGTGGGTTTGGACCTGGCGTTCCGGCGGTTCATGGTGGGTGGAGGGACGTGGAAGGTCTATTTCACCTTGCGGATCAGGGCGATCATCACCCCCTGGATCACCAGTTCCCGTGCCGGGATGAGGTCGGGGTACTTGGGATTTTCTGCGCGCAGGCAGGGTTTGCCACGGACCATGACGAAGGTCTTCAGGGTGCTTTCGTTGTCGATGAGGGCGGCGACCACATCGCCCGGTCGCGGGGTGCGACCGTGTTCCAGGATGACGATGTCTCCTTCGAGGATGTGCCGGCCGATCATCGAGTCGCCCCGCACTTCCAGGGCGAACAGGCGCGGGTTGGGCCGCAGATCCAGTCCGAGGGTTTCAATATCCACGGAGATGCAGCCGCGGGCTTCCTGGATGCGGTCATCGGCGAAGCCGGCCGGGATGGAGCCGTAGAGGGGGATGTGGATCAGGGGTTTTCGGGCGTGGCCGGGCCGGGTCAGGCGGAGGGTACGGGCGCGGTGGGGCTCGGCTTCCACCCAACCTTTTCGGCGCAGGGCGCGGATGTGGGCGGCGGCGGCGTTCATGCTGCGGAATCCGAACCGGGCGGCGATTTCCCGCAGGGTGGGGGGCACGCCCCGTTCCTGCTGGACGGCGGCGAGGTATTCGAGGATTTCGCGCTGTCGCGGAGTCAGTTCGGAGCTTTTGTTCATATGAACAACTGTTCACTTGTACAGTATTCCGATCCGGGGCCCTGTCAAGGTCGGGGAATGTGTGCGGATTGGGAGACCGGGGGCGATGGTGGAACCCGGCTGGACCATGGAGCGGGCGAAATTGGAGGCGGGGGATGAACGGGATTTGCCGGTGGGGCCGAGTACTGGTTCGGATTGCCGTGCCCCGGGACGCGTCATGTGCCAGATGGTTGTGACCCGGCGCGGTGCAGGCGGGACACCCGTTACACCCAAACGGGTGTTCTCCTGTTGGCCCTTGTTGGAAACGAAGGAGGACGACGTCCGCAGTGGTTCTGCCCTTTCTCGCCCCTGTTTCCCGGGGCATGGTGTTTTCGTGGAACTTCCCGATCGGGCATGATTTCTTTGCGGAGATGGTCCCGTGGGGGTCAGGTGGTGTTGCAGGTCCGAGGGACATCCGCTGCAGGGGTGGCAGGTTTTGGGGGAGGTGCCCTGTCGTTGCGGTTCGAAGGTTTCAAATTTTGGATGGTCCGACCCGAGGTCAAATCCCGGGCTGCTGCGAACCTGCCGGCCATTGGAGAAGTTTCGGTTCGGGGGATGCGGGTCGGCGTACCGTGTGGTTTCGGTGATGGGCGGGGCGGCGGGGGCTTCTTGTTGTGGTGCTCCAGCGGTTTCCAGGGAAATCCGGCCGGCTATGGAGTGTGCCGGGGGAGGGAGGTGAACTCCGGCGGCGGTTCAATCCGCTTTTGAGATCCTGCGGGGTCGGGGAGGCGGAATTCGGGGGACAGCTTTTCCGGGCGTGGAGGCGGTGTTGTGCCGGCGCGGTCAGCCCCGGTAAACGATCATGACGGCGTAATCGGTGAGGAGTCTCTGGGTGCCGATGTCCAGGTGGGTGTAGGTCAGGGGAGTGATGCTGATGATGTTGTCTTCGCCGACTTTTTGGAGGAACTGGGTGACCATTTCATCGAAGCGGTCGTGTCCGACTTCGATGCAGTCGGTGTGTCGGATGGTTTTGATGCGGATTTTTTTGTCGCCCTTGGCGGCGACCTCCAGGGGTGGTTTGGGTTTTTGGATGAGGATTTCGCCCGGGCCTTCGCGGACGGGCACTTTGAGGTGGAGCTCTTGTTTGGCTGCGGCGGAGGCTGCGATGGGGTTGATGATGGTGGGTTCGACCTTGGCCGGACTTTCCTCCTTGGGCAGTGGGGTTTCCGGTTCGGGCACGGTGATAAGGGCCTGGCAGGCGGGGCAGTTGAGTTGGGCGCCGGCTGCCGAGCTGTCCACCTCGAGTTCCTGATCGCAGTTGGGGCAGTTGAATACGATGTCCATAGGCCAGCTCCGCGTCCCTGCTACCGTGGCCAAGCTAATCGAAAGGCCGGGTTGATTCCAGCAAAAAGTCTTGATCGGTTGGCGGTCTTGGTGGAGCCGGGCTCATGAAGGGGCCGGGGTCGGGTTGTATTTTTTGTTCCCCCGGCGGTTGGGCCCGGGGTATGATGTGGGGAAAGGGGTTCCGGGCCCGGGAACGCCGGGTCGGCCCCGAAGGGAATTCTGAGGTTTGAGAAGGGATTCATATGCCACTGACGACAACACGCGAACTGTTCGCCAAGGCTCTGAAGGGGAAGTACGCCATTGGCGCTTTCAACGTGAACAACATGGAGCTGGTGCAGGCGATTGTGGAGGCCTGCGAGGAGGAGAAGGCGCCGTTGATTCTGCAGATTTCCAAGGGTGCCCGGCAGTATGCGAATCCGGTGTACCTGAAGAAGCTGATCGAGGCAGCGGTGAGCCTTTCGAACATCCCCATCGCCGTGCATTTGGACCATGGGGACTCCTTTGAGCTTTGCAAGCAGTGCATCGACGAAGGGTTTACGAGCGTGATGATTGACGCCTCGTACGAACCTTTTGACAAGAACGTGGAGATCACCCGCAAGGTGGTGGAATACGCCCACAAGCACAACTGCGTGGTGGAGGCCGAGCTGGGGCATCTGGTGGGTGTCCAGTTCGACGAGGGTGAGGAGGGCGGCGGCTATTCCAAGAGCGGCCATTACACGGACCCGGACGAGGCGGTGAAGTTTGTGAAGCTGACCGGGTGCGACTCCCTGGCGGTGGCGATTGGCAACAGTCACGGCGCCTACAAGTTCAAGGGCGATCAGCGGTTGGACCTGGAACGGCTCAA comes from the Limisphaera ngatamarikiensis genome and includes:
- the dinB gene encoding DNA polymerase IV translates to MERWIVHLDADAFFASVEQAADARLRGRPVAVGGQRRGIIASASYEARRYGIHTPMPTTLARRLCPSLIVLPPDFEKYERFSRWMFSYAYDFTPEVEQTSIDEGYLDLTAQRRCPAVEIADRLRRIIRDTLKLTVSEGIGSSKLVSQIAAKLHKPAAFHTVPPGRETLFLHPLPVHWLPGVGPGTAARLRAAGLRLIRDVALTPPDQLTCLVGAAALELHRFARGCDDRPIIPHSLPQQSYQQQHTFERDCTDEPHVRAILRQMADTLFARVRSENRSVRTLTVKVTYHDMEEDLASESLEEPTALETDVYGRLDSLLQRAWRRRVALRRISLKLTRIHDGIWSLPLPLTPDAERQTAQARLARAMDALRQQLGRQVLMRGHDLHLRIQPHPHEPAARPDPALPTRGHPTPAPAIPQPFLLLNRSAPPYIPLRVRSCYSFLDATLAPKDIVALAQQYDCPAVAMVDIGNLHGAVAFTEAAREAGIQPVLGVELTVEGAPLILYVESARGYANLCRILSEDLPDPTAPPGPDRPPTPDDTTEELQQEILAGTSVASRQRRNRSRRELEGRTEGLIAVAPDRRCADLFPGRFYLAAAGSAHPAPGDSEPRVLCPPVHYGTPEEQELHLILQSIRTRTLLRQTHPEKHAARRLHFRTPTEMDALGRSLPHWRALGREIAERCRFVLPRGRPQFPSYIPPDGSTPGAFLRQLVQTGLHERYGRRGARTPEGKRVTWPELQARVEEELQVIAAVGYEEYFLVVWDLLQQCRARGIEWITRGSAADSLVCYCLGISNVCPIRFGLYFRRFLNLERMQMHKLPDIDVDFPHDRKDEVVTWLLTRYGPRHAAVVGGFSTFRARAAVAEVAKVLGVAEETVRRITERLPWTLSGFHPTTEDTPGPTSSNSTPPLEEQLRTLPECRDLPLTEEPWRTAVRWGARLEGLPRHPKMHPCGVVLSRQPMDELTPTFRSAKGWPTTHFDMDAVETVGLVKLDILAQAGLSVMRDVRQSLAARGLEVDLQRFTVRRRPFQPTRPHPPSSTPPPPLS
- the lexA gene encoding transcriptional repressor LexA, whose product is MNKSSELTPRQREILEYLAAVQQERGVPPTLREIAARFGFRSMNAAAAHIRALRRKGWVEAEPHRARTLRLTRPGHARKPLIHIPLYGSIPAGFADDRIQEARGCISVDIETLGLDLRPNPRLFALEVRGDSMIGRHILEGDIVILEHGRTPRPGDVVAALIDNESTLKTFVMVRGKPCLRAENPKYPDLIPARELVIQGVMIALIRKVK
- a CDS encoding ketose-bisphosphate aldolase, which gives rise to MPLTTTRELFAKALKGKYAIGAFNVNNMELVQAIVEACEEEKAPLILQISKGARQYANPVYLKKLIEAAVSLSNIPIAVHLDHGDSFELCKQCIDEGFTSVMIDASYEPFDKNVEITRKVVEYAHKHNCVVEAELGHLVGVQFDEGEEGGGYSKSGHYTDPDEAVKFVKLTGCDSLAVAIGNSHGAYKFKGDQRLDLERLKAIKKALMDAGLGDYPLVLHGASSVPQYLVDEINKYGGKLQDARGVPEADIEVARRLGCAKVNIDTDLRLALTAGIRKVLWEKPSEIDPRKYLGPARAMVKELVRHKVRNVLCCAGHAFD